One genomic segment of Streptomyces sp. TLI_146 includes these proteins:
- a CDS encoding proline racemase family protein — translation MRTRHVYHAVDSHTEGMPTRVITGGVGVIPGATMAEKRLHFLDHLEHLRTLLMYEPRGHASMSGAILQPPTRPDADYGVLYIEVSGLLPMCGHGTIGVATVLVETGMVAVTEPVTTVRLDTPAGLVSVDVQVADGEAKSVTLTNVPSFCLGLDRKVEVPGHGTVTYDIAYGGNFYAFVHLDDLGLPFDRARKDDLLAAGLAIMDAINATDRPVHPENPEIGGVKHVYLAAPGSDAVRSRHAMAIHPGWFDRSPCGTGTSARMAQLHARGELPLHRDFVNESFIGTEFTGRLIEETAVGGHVAVVPTVTGRAWITGTAQYFLDPSDPFPAGFLL, via the coding sequence ATGCGCACACGTCACGTCTACCACGCGGTCGACTCGCACACCGAGGGCATGCCCACCCGGGTGATCACCGGCGGAGTCGGTGTCATCCCGGGCGCGACCATGGCCGAGAAGCGGCTCCACTTCCTCGACCACCTCGAACACCTCCGCACGCTGCTGATGTACGAGCCGCGCGGCCACGCCTCCATGAGCGGCGCGATCCTCCAGCCGCCCACCCGCCCCGACGCCGACTACGGCGTCCTGTACATCGAGGTCTCCGGACTGCTGCCGATGTGCGGCCACGGGACGATCGGCGTGGCCACCGTGCTGGTGGAGACCGGCATGGTGGCGGTGACCGAACCGGTCACCACGGTCCGCCTCGACACCCCCGCCGGGCTGGTGAGCGTCGACGTCCAGGTGGCGGACGGCGAGGCGAAGTCCGTCACGCTCACCAACGTGCCGTCCTTCTGCCTCGGGCTCGACCGCAAGGTGGAGGTGCCCGGCCACGGCACGGTCACCTACGACATCGCGTACGGCGGGAACTTCTACGCCTTCGTCCACCTCGACGACCTCGGGCTGCCCTTCGACCGGGCGCGCAAGGACGACCTGCTCGCCGCCGGGCTCGCGATCATGGACGCCATCAACGCCACCGACCGGCCGGTGCACCCGGAGAACCCCGAGATCGGCGGCGTCAAGCACGTCTACCTGGCCGCGCCCGGCTCGGACGCGGTCCGCTCCCGGCACGCCATGGCGATCCACCCGGGCTGGTTCGACCGCTCCCCGTGCGGCACCGGCACCTCCGCCCGGATGGCGCAGCTGCACGCCCGGGGCGAACTCCCGCTCCACCGCGACTTCGTCAACGAGTCTTTCATCGGTACGGAGTTCACCGGCAGGCTCATCGAGGAGACCGCGGTCGGCGGCCACGTGGCGGTGGTGCCGACGGTGACCGGACGCGCCTGGATCACCGGGACGGCCCAGTACTTCCTGGACCCGTCCGACCCCTTCCCGGCGGGCTTCCTGCTGTGA